The Silene latifolia isolate original U9 population chromosome X, ASM4854445v1, whole genome shotgun sequence genome contains the following window.
cttccaaagttgtgatacatgaaacacattatggacCCGATCAAGCGATGGTGGTAAGGCTAGCCGATAGGCTACCTCACCTATCCGATCTAAAATCTCATagggaccgatgaacttctggctcaactttcctCTCGTGCCAAACCTCATAACTCcttgcataggtgacacttttaagagaaccttgtcacctaccacAAACTCGATGTCCCTGCGATGCAAATCCGtgtaactcttttgtcgatcttgagTTGCTTTCATCTTTAGGCGAATCAAGTGtacttgctcaatcatatcttgcACCATATGTGGTTGTAAGATTATAGCTTCAACACTATCATCCCAACTAaccggactcctacacttcctgttatacaaagcctcaaaaggtatCATCCCAATACTAGagtgataactgttattgtaagaaagcTCTATCAAATCCAGTCTATTCTCCGAACTCCCACCAAATTTTATAGCACAAGCTCacaacatatcctctagagtcttgatagtcctttcagtttgaccatctgtggcaggatgaaatgttgtactcatctttaaggtagttcccatcaattcctgcaactcttgccaaaaccgtgatatgaacctcgcacctcgatccgacactatatcctttggTACCCCATATAACTGAACCACATGCATCCTGTACCCGAAAGCTAGCTGaatcttactccaagtatcttttattggaataaaatgagctgactgGTTAAACGGCCGACgataacccaaatcatattgtcaccctgctgagtccttggtaaccccacgatgaaatcaatagagatcgactcccatttccattcCGGCACCTCAAGTGAATGAATTTTACTTTGTGGTCTCCGTTGCTCACCCTTTACCCTCTGACAAGTTAAAcacctagccacgaactcagcaaCATCTTTCTTCATACcgggccaccaaaacgtcttcttcaaatccttataaagcttgtcaccacccggatgtactgaacaaggagtgcaatgagcctccgtcatgatCAACTTCTTTAAGTCAACGTCACTAGGTatacaccacctcccatcaaatcgAACACTCCCATCTATGTGGATAGAAAACCTTAAAACTGTACCACTCTTTACCCGtgacttccactcttgaatcttgaAATCAAGTTTCTGTTTCCTTTTGATATCATCATAAAGTTCAGGCTCTATTGTCAAATCATCGATGGCATCACCCTTGCGAATCATATGAATCCCCATCCTAATCATCTCATCATTTAgtttcatcaaagacatagcggTACAAAACGAATgcacgctcttcctactcaaagcatctgccaccacattagccttcccctcATGATAGATGATTTCCATATCGTAGTcctaatcagctccatccaccgtctctgacgcatgttcaactctttctgagtgtagatgtacttcaaactcttatgatcgaaaaacaccttaaaggtcgctacATAGagataatgcctccaaatctttagagcaaataccactgcacccagttccaaatcatgagtaggataattctcctcatacggcttcaactgcctcgaagcataagcgatAACTTTCTcgttctgcatcaaaacacaacttaacccattatttgaagcatcggtatatacctcaaagttctcatttCCCTCAGATAAAGCTAGAACGGGAGCTGTGTTCAAACGCTCCTTTATTGTTTGGAACGCCGTTTTACAACTCTTATCCCaacgaaatctggtctcttttctcatcaaagttgtcataggtctagcgaTCTTAGAGAAGTCCTTCACAAATCTCCTATAGTAGCCAGCTAAACTCAAGAAACTCCGGATCTCAGCAACACTCTTCAGTGCTTCCTAGTTTgacactgcctcaatcttactaggatccaccaaCACACCTTCTTTCgagatcacatggcccagaaaagctaccctctccaaccaaaactcacacctAGATAACTTGGCGTACAactgattatctcgcaaagtctgcagtaCTAACCTCAGGTGCTCCTTGTGCTCCTCcctagtcttagagtagaccaagatgtcatcaatgaagatgACTACAAACCTATCCAAGGACGGATCGAAGATCcaattcataagatccatgaatactgctggtGCGTTAGTCAACccgaaaggcatcaccacatactcatagtgaccatgcCGTGACCGAcaagctgtcttaggaatatcctcttctgtgatcctcaactggtgataacccgacctcacaTCGATTTTAGAAAACAACCCGACTCCACTCAactggtaaaaaagatcatcaatccttggcaaaggatacctgttcttcaccgtgacatgGTTTAACTCTTtgtagtcgatgcatagcctcacactaccgtctttctttttcacgaacaAAACTGGTGCACTCTAAGGCGATACACTAGATCGAATGTACCCCTTGTCCAACAACTCATTCAACTCCTTTTTCAACTCCTCTAACTCCTTAGGTCCCATACGGTATGGAGCCTTAGATAtaggtcccgtccctggtttaaGCTCAACACTAAAGTCAACGTCCCTCTTAGGTGGTAACCCTGGTATCTCATCCAGAAAAACATCCCCGAACTCACTAACCACTGGTATATCTGTTGCTGACGACTCTTCCATCCGAGTATCCTACACGTGGGAAAGAATCAAATGACACTTTTTTCTCAAACaagactttaaagtcatcacgaCGATCAACTTCGTCTTGGGCTTTACAACAAACCCTCTATATGACACTTTGGTTCCCTTAggcccctttaaagacactctcttctgccgataatctatcttagcctcgtacttacccaaccaatccatcccgactataaCCTCAAAcccctccaaaggaaactctaacagattGATTGGTAAGTCTACTTGCCCAATCATATAGACACCCCTTTATGTAACTTGGTACATGACACGGACTCTCCCAAAGGTATAAACACGTTATCTTTTACCAAATCATACTCTCCCAAACCCATAGCTAaagcatgactcctagacacaaacGAGTGGGTTTCTCCTTTATCAAACAAAATAATAGACGGCGTGTTATGAACAAGGAATATACCAGTAACCACATGGGCATTATCCTCAGCTTCCTGCTTACCCATCATAAAATGTTTACCGCTATTTTTCTGACCATCACCCTGTACCGTAGTTGCTGAAGTGGTAGGCTTAGCCACCGAGTTCTGAGTCACGGTGTTGTTCGGACGCTGATAGAACCCTCCATTATTGCGGTTGTGTGGACATAGTCACCAGCGCCGCGCGCACTCGCGCGTTGGTTTCgtggcggcgacacttctcccatggAACTCCAGCGCgaggccaaagcacgtcatgggccgttaccgatttgaaagacattgaaaccggtgaaaggtttgacaagcctacatttgtggagtcgccaccaatttttatggaaaattggaaccgttcgaatacttcgcgtcatatcaagacacaaagcagtgacatgaacactaagaaattcgttacccttagcattctatgtctagaatgactctcgtgatgccaatgaacacgggtctTCACAGATAACttaagtaaggggtgagggtacgtattaggaagctcgtttatttgaacacctaatcccgcccgcctcgatagcggcctctactaatgatcagggaagttatttatattcgatatattgtcaattatatgcatgtaatgcaacatctacgttttaaacctagcatgtgagattagactatgtcggtttgACAAACAATTTAGTATCCAATTGGGTTGAAGTTAGAATTAAATTGACTGAGAGAAAAGCGATACAATGAGAgagaaaaaaaccaaaaaaagcgATActgaaaaccctaaaaacaataGAATCATCCTCGGAGTGAGAGCTTACGCCAACAACAATGGTGAAAATTCTTTCTGCAAAAAAGCTCGTTTCTCCTAAAACCTATGAAAAATCCTAAAatattccttcttcttcctcgaatctGAATAAAACAGTTCAGGGGCCTTCTTCCTCTGCGACTGGAAAATCCAAAAATATTAATGAGATCACTGGGTTAACTCCGTTTGACCTAGAAACTGTTGAAATGGAGAAATCCGAGGAGCAGTGGTTAATTCAAGGGAAAAAGAAGAAAGCTTTGCCTACTATTGAAGAGGAACCTGCTGATTTGATTCAATTTACAGCAGACGATGTTAAGGAGGAACTTCAATACTGGCAAAACTCTGTTTACTGTTTCATCTTGGGGGCCAATCCTTCCTGGGATATCGTTGAAGGTTTTGTGCGCAGAATCTGGGCTAACTACCCCATTGATAAGGTATCATTCTTACCAAATGGCATTTTCTTGGTCCGTTTTACTACTGCTGCAAGCAAGGTGGCGATTCTGAAACAGGGTCATTTCCTGTTTGATAATAAACCGCTAATTGTTAGGGATTGGAATGAACAAGTAGAACTGACTAAGGAAAATGTGAAGAATGTTCCTGTTTGGGTAAAGTTGTATAATTTGCCTCTGAAATTCTGGGGTAAATGTTTGCTTCGTATTGCTGACCTTGTTGGAAAATACATAAAAAGTGACCCTGCTACTGCTGATAAAACTAGGTTAGGTTTTGCTAGGGTTCTCTTGGAAGTCCCTTTTGGCAAAAACCGGCCTCTGTATGTCAAATTTCTTGATGAGGAGGGTAATGTTGTGAAGGTAAATGTGGAATGTGAATGGAAACCCGTGCTCTGTACTGTGTGTGGGGGGACTGGTCATGACAGTGAGAGCTGTAGGAAATAGAAGTCTATGCCAGTTTCTAAAGCACCACCAGAAAAAAAAAATGGGTTCCTAAGAAATCTGTACCTGTGAAACCTTTGAGTACTGCTCCCAAACCAGTGTCACCTATGATTGCCGTGAGTACTCCTGCTGCTGTAAGGACTACCCCAGTGGAGATCCCTCATAAACTACAAGTGTCATGGAATAAGAATGGTACCTACACCCAGGTTAACACTCCAGCTAAGAATCCTGTTACTATGAGTAGACAAGAAATTATTCAAGCAGGTCAAAATTCTGTATCCTTTAGTTAATATACCTTTTTGGATGCTCTAAACAATGCTACTCCTAAGGTGGGGATTGGCATTAATGGTAGTGTATTACTCCCCTCTGGGAGTAATGCATAGCCTAGGTTTCTGGAATGTTATGGGACTAAATAATCTATCCAAGCAAAACCAGGTCAAGTGGTTCATTCACTCTCATCAGGTGGGTTtatttggtctccttgagacaaaggttaaACCTTTGTCTCTAAATGTTCTCAGGTCTAATGTGTGTGATGGTTGGTCAGTCTCAACTAATACTAGCTGGCATTGTGGTGGTAGAGTTTGGGTCCTATGGAATCCTACCATCTTTCAGGTCCAATTTCTCCAGTATAGTGCTCAATACATTCATATGGAAGTTACTGAAGTTAGCTCTAATTTTCATTTCTTTTGTACAATGGTATATGCTTTCAATGAGACTGCTGAGAGGAAAATGCTTAGGCAGGATTTGAATTCTTTCTCTCACAATATAAATGCTCCTTGGATTATATGTGGTGACTTTAACTGCGTCCTCTCCCCTTCTGAGAGATTAGGTAGACAGACTAGTGAGGAGGAAATGAAAGATTTTCAAGCATGTATTGACTTCTGTGGTCTTTTGGATAGTCCTGCCTGTGGTTCCTTTTATACTTCAAACAATAAGCAGGATCCCTCTACTAGGGTATACTCAAGGATTGATAGGGTTCTAGTAGACTCTGATTGGTTATAAGCAAGACTTGGTTATTTTTCTCATTTTCATAATGAAGGGCTTTTTTATCACACTCCCTGTATTATCCAGGATGCTACTTTGAATAATGTTGGAAGGAAAAGCTTTAAATATTTTAGCTTGTGGAGTCAGGTGGATGAATTTCTTCCATGTGTTCAGAATGTTTGGTCTCATTATTGGGATGGCACCAAGATGTTCAGGGTTGTCATGAAGCTAAAGCAGTTGAAAAAGCCTCTCAAGGATTTAAATTCTAAGCTCTTTGCTGATATTGAAAATAGTTCTATCCATGCTGAAAAAGTCTTGGATAATATTCAGAGCCAACTCAAGCTTGATCCTTCTAATCCTGTACTGATTGAGCAAGAATTAGCAGCTGCAAAGATTTACTGTGATTTGAAATCAGCCTGTAACAGCTTCCTATTGCAGAAGTCCAAGGCCACTTGGGTCAATAATGCTGATGATAACACTAAATATTTTCACAGTGTTTTAAAAGGAAGATTTGCTCAGAATAAGATTTTTAGTATAGCTGATGCTGAAGACAGGGTGCATAGTGATGGGGATCATATTCAGCAAGCCTTCTTGGCTTATTATGAAGGCTTATTAGGTTCTACCACACCCACTATTAAAGTTTCTAATGCTGTAGTTCAATTGGGAAATATATGTACTTTGGCACATCATGATATTTTGCTTGCACCTGTCTCCAAAAAAGAAGTGAAAGATGCCATCTTCTCAATTCCTAATCATAAGGCTCCTGGTCCTGATGGTTACTCCAGTGCATTCTTTAAGGATGCTTGGCCCATTGTAGGGGAGGAGGTCTGTAATGCAGTGCTGGATTTCTTTCAAACTGGGAAATTATTGCAGCAAGTGAATCATACTTTTATTTCTCTCTTACCTAAGTGTGATATGCCTTAGAATGTCACTCAGTTTAGGCCAATTGCTTGTTGCAATGTCCTATATAAGACAATATCAAAGATTCTTTGCACAAGACTTGCTGCTGTGTTACCTACCATTGTGAGTGATAATCAGGGTGGCTTTATACAAGGTAGGAACATTATTGAAAACATACTGATATGCCAGGATATTATGAGGCTTTATAATAGGAAAGATGCCTCCCCCAGATGTTTTTTAAAAGTGAATCTTAGGAAAGCATACGATTCTGTTAACTGGGATTTTCTTGAACATATGCTTGTTGCTTTGAACTTTCCTTAGAGGTTCATCAACCTGGTAATGGTTTGTGTTAGATCTGTATCCTATTCTCTTGTCTTGAATGGGATGAATTTTGGCTATTTCAAAGGTGCTAAAGGGTTAAGACAAGGAGACCCAATTTCTCCCTTGCTTTTTACCATTGCCATGGAATATCTTAGTAGAATTCTCCTCCATGTGACTACCACAATGAAGTTCAGGTATCACCCCATGTGTGGTAAATTAAAACTGAGTCAcctcatgtttgctgatgatttacTTCTTTTCTCCAAAGGTGATACAACTTCCATCATGATCCTCCTTAGAGCTTTTGTTACATTCACTGCTGCTACTGGTCTTCATATGAATTATTTGAAGTCTAATATATATTTTAATGGAGTTGCTGAATCAGTTAAACAAGACATTCTGCAGGTGTCTGGTTTTGTAGAAGGAACCCTCCCTTTTAAATACCTGGGTGTTCCTATCTCTGCTGGCAGACTGTCTGTAAAGCACTACTCAGTATTGATAGAGAAGATTAATGCTCGCATCAGAGGATTTGGTGCAAAAACGCTCTCCTATGCTGGGAGACTTACACTGGTATCCTCTGTTCTTTCATCTTTGACTAATTATTGGGCTTCTATCTTTCTCCTACCAAAATGTGTAATTAGAAAAGTTTAGGCACTCTGTAGAAATTACTTATGGGATGGTTCTCCTGATTATATTCGAGTGCCCATGGTTAGTTGGGAGAAAGTTTGCTCGCCAAAATGTGAAGGCGGTTTGGGACTTAGAGACAGCTATGCTTGGAATGTTGCTGCCATAGGTAAGGTAGTCTGGTAGATCTACTCCAAGCCAGATAGCCTATGGATCAAGTGGATCAATCACCTCTATATACAAGGTACTGACTGGAGTTCTTATAAGCCAAAAACTGATACAAGTTGGTCTTAGAAAGCTAtctgcaaagtgaaaggaaagtATAGTGCTGCCTACCATGCTGGTCACTGGTGCCCTCACCCTAAGGGGTATACTGTTTCTAATGGCTATGAATGGATAAGAACGAAGCAAACTCGTGTGCCTTGGGCTACCTATGTATGAAATAATTGGTGCCTGCCTAAACATAATTTTGTGAATTGGCTTATTGCTAGGAAAGCCCTGATGCTCAAAGACAGATTAGCATCCTTGGGCATCTTTACTGATGATAAGTGCTTACTGTGTGGTATTGCTTCTGAAACACATGAACACCTCTTTCAACATTGTGGTTTTACTAAACTTCTTCTCTGAAACCTAATGCATCTACTGAACATCAGAGGTCCTGGTTCTGATGCGTTATTGTGGGTGCAGAATAAGCCTTGGTCTGTGGTTAAGAAAAATGTGGTGTCTGCCTTCCTTCAAGCTGGACTTTATGATGTCTCGATCCAGAGGAATAAGGCGAGAGTTGATTTTACTGTTGACCGTCCTGAAGTTGTTGCCCAGGTTACTCTCAAGTTATTGAAACTTTGTGCAGTACCCTGGCAGAATAGAGCAAGCAGACCTAGTGATGTTTGTTGGATCAAGTCTATTTTTGCATAAGTTTTTTATCtaaaattgctatgtaatcaAACTGTGTTATAGTTTGTAATAGTTTGTTTTGAGCTTAATGAGAATTTCctaacctttcaccaaaaaatagaattaaattgattacatgtgaatgtcagttaaataaatcatacaagaaataaagaataaaaataaaataaattacatagattacaattgaattaaattgaaattatgtCATAAATATGCTCAAAAGAGGGAtttgaaaagaaaggaaaaatagaaaataaattaaaatatgaaaatatgtttAATTGTAAGTGATAATTCAAATAATAGTCGATTAGAAACTTAATTAGGAACCTATGTCAAGACGATAAAGAGTTCAGAGGCAAAAACCAACCCAGAATAGGCGCTGCAACtggtgcgtcctctggaagaggcgcatcacctgttgCGGCTATTCTAGAGCTGGGCTCTGACTATGAAAGTCGGACCCATGGTTAGTTACCGCTCGTTGGTTGTTTTATATTGATTGGTTATATTCGACTCAAGTGGAAGTCATTTAGCATGTTTATGTACACTGAAGATCGTCATACAGTGAGAGAAGGAAAATAAAGCGAGATAAAACGATGGTTTACAAGCTATGGTTACTTGCGATGTCGGATTTGATTTTATACATAAATTGAATTAAAACGGTTAAAACAAAACCAAAATCGAACGAAAACTTGGAAAATAAAGGGAAATATACACAAAACACGAATTTTAATGATTCAatatggagaaatcgaacctttaaaatccggatttgaattaatgacgaaaacccgcaaatatcgattataagggatttaggccCGAAAGGATTGGAAAAGGTTTTACAAACAAGTTTTACGAACTGGAAACATGAGAATtcgaagaaataaagaaagaaaaatgaaagaaaaaaagaacAAATACTCGAGGAAGAAGAACATCGGTAGacaggcagcctctggaagaggcacaacaagTGTTGTGACTATTCCAGAACGCGCACCTACTGGTGCGTTTCTCCTAGGTTGTCTTTCGCTGCTGTTTTGTCGAAAAGGGTTTTAAAACGtgattttgaaaacggttttgagcatgcttatgacataaattcttacaagAACTATAATACagaaataaagtaaataaaattaggattttacaccctcagacttacatgtttgatgaaacgagattgactaaattgtcgttagtgattgctcgactcgatgtatgacagaaagtgcccttaaaaaaggatttaaaacagattgattagggggagttggtcaaattggtcggtctacgCAACGTGActagtactcagaatgatctgagcttatgtggtcgcgtagagcaagcacgtaggcgtcgaaaagcaagagcgtggtcttagaatgcaaagggagaagagaagggcggacactcgcgtgggaaatatgtgaggcggaggcctctatttatactaatcacgtgaaggaatttaggtaaaagtaggattaggaaagaaataTGGAAGAAATCTGGAAACAGGGAAAAAAccagcccaggaagaggcgcagcaggaactgcgatccttccaagaggcgcagctcctgctgcgtttTCTCTTGGGTGGTTTCCTcttcagcaagaaagattttcgtggtTTTtaattaggaattagggaagatgtatgctTCTTTATTCCGCAAGGAACATATTTCCGTGATAAaggataaaatttaggaataataTTCCAgaaaattccagaatattccgacccggttttagaaaatggaagcggtttttgacccggactccaaatgtactctaattactgtcaaaacgaccgtatcggcatgtagatgatgaccatgaggttgaatcgactgtttgagctatcacatgtcgacgaacttacgaaatgtcataaatctgttggagttagtgtcctccacaatagtgcgtttacataataaatctcattaatggaatatcatcagatatttaattatttgatcctcgtcagttgattaacgtaaatcgataatggttggctgactagagtttgacgttattgtcgtgagacggcggtgatcaactgacccctttcggtcacacctaaaggaacgaaccccaatatacaactaattaattgtatgagatacaatttatttagtcccttgatttgtagactaaaaggttagtcgattatttttagagagatttcgagttgcgaattcgaggcacggcagttattatttaattatgcgataattgaataagaaattttgggagacgggttttagttaattaattgttaattcactaaaattgtactaattgattaatgtgattaatattagtacgtaaataatatttgtagtggtacacgtatatttacggagtgatttggacgatttaattatggaagtatttaaacatgaaacgatgtttaaaataaaattacacgtatttgtgcgacaaatataagaaccaacatggacccataaatgggcaagtggaccgtgtaaaatagagtagtggatgattagaaacataatcatttcaccttactttatatactactataagttatcttataaatgattttgcatgtgatgtaagataaaataatataagacaattgAACACTTCATCTCACCACactccaccccccccccccctttatagaccaaattgtttgttcatttttacacCCTACAACATTCACTTGTATACTTTGCATGTGATTCATTTATTTGGtctacatctctctaaaattattacacaTCTTTACTAAGAGGTTAGTAaacaaattttattactaagaaatgttagtaatattacaaataatatcaagggtataattttaacaagttctagttaaatacttgttattatttttgggtaagttcttgggtgcatcttgaaggagatcttctctttgaagattagtaaggaggatcatctatttggtataagctcaagaacaaactagtaaggtgaactagtttgtgcccattttaccataaaatcaatgtaaggaaattgtttttccttaaattttcattattatgcttttatatttgcatgcatgttacatagatcacctaaatgataaattatgagataatttaatttttattagagagtctaatatggatctatgatctttcaagtggtatcagagcttaggcttgtaatttgcatgttgattttaagcattttaatgaattatgagataatttataaaaactcaaaaattgtgttagaagaggttttagcacgaaatttttgggacatgcatacctactgatctcaaaaggtttttgatattttttggtgattttggaagttattttgctatttttaatgattttttgtagaaaaccgagtcaaaatgccgtattttagttaaaaattgactaaaaatagttaaaagttgatttggtgcatggattttttatgctatttcatgcatgttttctaatgattgtatgcaaaaagttgaaggttggttcgaattttttgcatgtttattgattttatgagataaaagtcgataaaagtgaatttaattaatcataatttcgaaacatttgattccgcccatgataaatttatgtacatttaagaatattatttaaatgttaaaagtgattttGTATGTGtgttttcattttgttttgatgtttattggttaaaaactgataaatatcgatctttttcttcataaaatttatccggattTTTTGGGCATTGTTTTTCtgactttttggtgttcttgggagtgttccagaatattaaattttttttttcaattttttgggtaatttttcaattattttggatttttacttaaatattatgattttttcgattaaattagcaaaatatcaccaagtcaaacgaattatttatcataaaattagtgggGACTAATTTTGatgttcaaaacagtttggacaattagtttggacttaaatgagatttaagaattgattattgacttttacatgttaaaaatcgattaaatccacaaaaaccgagatggataccaacgattgataaatagggcgattttg
Protein-coding sequences here:
- the LOC141620324 gene encoding uncharacterized protein LOC141620324, whose product is MEKSEEQWLIQGKKKKALPTIEEEPADLIQFTADDVKEELQYWQNSVYCFILGANPSWDIVEGFVRRIWANYPIDKVSFLPNGIFLVRFTTAASKVAILKQGHFLFDNKPLIVRDWNEQVELTKENVKNVPVWVKLYNLPLKFWGKCLLRIADLVGKYIKSDPATADKTRLGFARVLLEVPFGKNRPLYVKFLDEEGNVVKVNVECEWKPVLCTVCGGTGHDSESLSPMIAVSTPAAVRTTPVEIPHKLQVSWNKNGTYTQVNTPAKNPVTMSRQEIIQAGQNSVSFS